One Portunus trituberculatus isolate SZX2019 chromosome 45, ASM1759143v1, whole genome shotgun sequence DNA segment encodes these proteins:
- the LOC123519521 gene encoding WD repeat-containing protein 76-like, protein MPVTTTSLRRSSRVLQPQNRKAPSSHEELPPRKRVKREGEEVLKKEVKEEVVKKEVKEETTNGENTSPTTTRNSIVLSEYEQMVQRNIAERQRMLESLGILKAKEELFSSVQESKKKPVYRGIIREKKSPEPVERRRSLRQQNLTPDGLHLSLPSDEKVAQAERRSTITSREEDHPRPPPGPAPLMDYYKAPNKENCDGLLSDIASSVSTSCKAPTMSSADVWGGTMESVMKKMKKMRVEEEWVVKVVPDRIFSVQFHPTVEKTLVLVGGKWGQLGIWDVGREDESSGAYCFYPHSRPINCLSVAASSPHHVHTTSYDGSLRQTDLEAGTVQELYALTDDQRNSFLCWHSQQDTHNFLVGASLGRVLQVDTRVNGGLVKQYLVHERKTVKVISGHPHHAHYYATGSNDGYVSLWDVRNHKNNKPLDSVIHGRAISGIEFSQTGNAIVSTSMDDYVRIITCDGTALTVKKKIKHDNQTGRWLTTFKARFVPTRDDLVFVGSMMQPRRVEVWGCDGLLHHQFHGPPVTSVSSVVALHPFRLALAGCNSSGKVHVFM, encoded by the exons ATGCCTGTGACTACAACATCTTTGCGGCGCAGTTCTCGGGTCCTTCAACCTCAGAATAGAAAG GCCCCATCTTCCCATGAGGAGTTACCAccaaggaagagagtgaagagggagggagaggaggtgctgaagaaggaagtgaaagaggaggtggtgaaaaaagaagtaaaagaagaaacaacaaatgGAGAg AATACTTCTCCAACCACCACCAGGAACAGCATTGTGTTATCAGAGTATGAGCAGATGGTGCAGCGCAACATTGCAGAAAGACAGAGGATGTTGGAGTCTTTGGGAATTCTGAAGGCAAAGGAAGAATTGTTCTCCTCTGTACAAGAGTCAAAGAAGAAGCCAGTGTATAGAGGAATCATTAGGGAGAAGAAAAGCCCTGAGCC AGTGGAGCGTCGGCGCAGTTTACGGCAGCAGAATCTCACTCCTGATGGCTTGCACCTGTCTTTACCCAGTGATGAGAAGGTAGCACAGGCTGAGAGGAGGAGTACCATTACCTCACGTGAGGAGGACCACCCCAGGCCACCCCCAG GACCTGCCCCTCTAATGGATTACTACAAAGCCCCAAATAAAGAGAACTGTGATGGCTTGCTGAGCGACATAGCCAGCTCTGTTTCTACCTCCTGCAAAGCCCCCACCATGTCTTCAGCTGATGTATGGGGTGGAACAATGGAAAG tgtgatgaagaaaatgaagaaaatgcgtGTAGAGGAAGAgtgggtggtgaaggtggtgccaGACCGCATCTTCTCTGTGCAGTTTCATCCAACTGTAGAGAAGACTCTAGTGCTAGTTGGTGGAAAGTGGGGCCAATTAG GAATTTGGGACGTAGGTCGGGAAGATGAGAGCAGTGGAGCTTATTGCTTCTACCCACATTCCCGCCCTATCAACTGCCTGTCCGTGGCTGCATCATCACCCCACCATGTACACACCACCAGCTATGATGGATCACTCAGGCAAACAGATCTGGAAGCAGGGACAGTGCAGGAG CTGTACGCCCTCACTGATGACCAGCGCAACAGTTTCCTCTGCTGGCATTCTCAACAGGACACTCACAACTTTCTGGTTGGTGCAAGTTTAGGACGAGTCTTGCAG GTGGATACAAGGGTAAATGGAGGCCTTGTGAAGCAATATCTGGTGCATGAGAGGAAGACTGTCAAGGTAATCAGTGGACACCCACATCATGCCCACTACTATGCTACAGGCTCAAATGATGG TTATGTCTCTCTGTGGGATGTGCGGAACCACAAGAATAACAAGCCCCTCGATTCTGTCATACATGGACGGGCTATATCCGGCATTGAATTCTCTCAaacag GTAATGCTATTGTCTCCACCTCAATGGATGATTACGTGCGCATCATTACGTGTGATGGAACTGccctgacag TGAAAAAGAAGATCAAACATGACAACCAGACAGGCCGCTGGTTGACTACCTTTAAAGCTCGTTTTGTGCCCACACGAGATGACTTGGTGTTCGTTGGATCCATGATGCAGCCACGCAGg GTGGAGGTCTGGGGCTGTGATGGTCTTCTCCACCACCAATTCCATGGCCCACCAGTTACCTCAGTGAGCAGTGTGGTTGCTCTTCACCCATTCCGCCTGGCCCTTGCTGGCTGCAATTCTTCAGGAAAAGTCCATGTATTCATGTGA